One segment of Curtobacterium poinsettiae DNA contains the following:
- a CDS encoding aldo/keto reductase, translating to MTTDTSGTAAETSSMTTDTKRLGNSGLEISSVVLGMMSYGDPDRGSHAWSVGIDDARPFVRRAFEAGITTFDTANVYSDGSSEEITGTLLAELAPREDVQVFTKVFNRMRPGRNGAGLSRAAIMHEIDASLTRLGTDYVDLYQIHRFDPVTPIEETMEALHDVVKAGKARYIGASSMWTWQFAEMQHTAERHGWTKFVSMQDQYNLLEREEEREMLPFCEHTGVGVIPWSPLARGRVTRPWDASGSGSRAQTDEFGKTLYKQDEDANRAIVDAVEAVATERGVPMAQVALAWVAGKPAVSAPIVGATKEHHIDDAVAAASLRLTDDEVTRLESAYTPRVPSGF from the coding sequence ATGACCACCGACACGAGCGGCACTGCCGCGGAGACGAGCAGCATGACCACCGACACGAAGCGCCTCGGCAACTCGGGGCTCGAGATCAGCAGCGTCGTCCTCGGCATGATGTCGTACGGCGACCCGGACCGGGGTTCGCACGCCTGGAGCGTCGGCATCGACGACGCCCGCCCGTTCGTCCGTCGCGCGTTCGAGGCCGGCATCACGACCTTCGACACCGCGAACGTCTACTCCGACGGCAGCAGCGAGGAGATCACCGGCACACTCCTCGCCGAACTGGCTCCGCGCGAGGACGTCCAGGTCTTCACGAAGGTCTTCAACCGGATGCGTCCCGGCCGGAACGGCGCCGGTCTGTCGCGTGCGGCGATCATGCACGAGATCGACGCGTCCCTGACCCGGCTGGGCACCGACTACGTCGACCTGTACCAGATCCACCGCTTCGACCCGGTGACGCCGATCGAGGAGACCATGGAGGCCCTCCACGACGTCGTCAAGGCCGGCAAGGCGCGGTACATCGGCGCGAGCAGCATGTGGACGTGGCAGTTCGCCGAGATGCAGCACACCGCCGAGCGCCACGGCTGGACGAAGTTCGTGAGCATGCAGGACCAGTACAACCTGCTCGAACGCGAGGAGGAGCGCGAGATGCTCCCGTTCTGCGAGCACACCGGCGTCGGCGTGATCCCGTGGAGCCCCCTCGCCCGCGGCCGTGTCACCCGCCCCTGGGACGCCTCCGGGTCGGGTTCGCGTGCGCAGACCGACGAGTTCGGCAAGACCCTGTACAAGCAGGACGAGGACGCCAACCGCGCGATCGTCGACGCGGTCGAGGCCGTCGCCACGGAGCGCGGCGTCCCGATGGCGCAGGTCGCCCTGGCCTGGGTCGCCGGCAAGCCCGCGGTCTCCGCGCCCATCGTCGGCGCGACGAAGGAGCACCACATCGACGACGCGGTGGCCGCAGCGTCGCTGCGGCTCACCGACGACGAGGTCACGCGACTCGAGTCCGCGTACACACCCCGGGTGCCGTCGGGTTTCTGA
- a CDS encoding oxygenase MpaB family protein, translating into MSTVSDAFRSRLNQTFTGGSTGTEAWMDDLEHGTDAGFFGPGSATWAVHGGSHGIVAGVRALLVQALHPGALAGVADHSRYREDPFGRLAGTSRWIATVTYGDRQTARSGSDWVLRLHERVRGQYVDAHGTTRPYAANDPDLALWVHLAFTDAFLRAAQRWGGPIPGGADAYVREWAEAGRLMRIVDPPESEAELRAQMNGYLDRGELLVDSRTRDVVRFIKDPPLSRLLRPGYRAVFQGAVSTLDPRHRSLLGLRAPIVGPVELPVVRTTKLVLDGIGAVLDDQTASERAARRRIARLQRTDGGVVA; encoded by the coding sequence ATGTCCACTGTCTCCGACGCCTTCCGGTCCCGCCTCAACCAGACGTTCACGGGTGGTTCGACCGGCACGGAAGCCTGGATGGACGACCTGGAACACGGCACCGACGCGGGCTTCTTCGGTCCGGGTTCCGCCACGTGGGCGGTGCACGGTGGCAGCCACGGCATCGTCGCCGGTGTGCGGGCACTGCTCGTCCAGGCGCTGCACCCCGGCGCGCTCGCCGGCGTCGCGGACCACTCCCGCTACCGCGAGGACCCGTTCGGTCGCCTGGCCGGCACCAGCCGGTGGATCGCGACGGTCACGTACGGCGACCGGCAGACCGCTCGCAGCGGCAGCGACTGGGTGCTCCGGCTGCACGAGCGGGTCCGTGGGCAGTACGTCGACGCGCACGGCACCACCCGCCCCTACGCGGCGAACGACCCGGACCTGGCGCTCTGGGTGCACCTCGCCTTCACCGACGCGTTCCTCCGCGCCGCCCAGCGCTGGGGTGGTCCGATCCCCGGGGGCGCCGACGCGTACGTGCGGGAGTGGGCCGAGGCCGGTCGCCTCATGCGCATCGTCGACCCGCCCGAGTCCGAGGCGGAGCTCCGTGCCCAGATGAACGGGTACCTCGACCGCGGCGAACTCCTGGTCGACTCGCGCACCCGCGACGTCGTCCGGTTCATCAAGGACCCGCCGCTGTCCCGCCTGCTGCGACCCGGTTACCGCGCGGTGTTCCAGGGCGCCGTGTCCACGCTCGATCCGCGGCACCGGTCGCTGCTGGGCCTCCGTGCGCCGATCGTCGGCCCGGTCGAGCTGCCGGTGGTCCGCACCACGAAGCTCGTGCTCGACGGGATCGGGGCGGTGCTCGACGACCAGACCGCCTCCGAACGGGCCGCGCGGCGGCGCATCGCGCGCCTGCAGCGCACCGACGGCGGCGTGGTCGCCTGA
- a CDS encoding GtrA family protein — MTRTDTPVLVSPDTGAERTVRPGAVPRLLATARQLASFGTIGAVCFVIDLGVYNLLRATVMSDGPIAAKIVSAIVSTSVAWIGNRFITFRAQRQTGRRETVREGLLFAATNLVGLGIAAACLFVSHYVLGFTSTLADNVAGNGVGLVLGTAFRFAAYKALVFRSTDTRPKGFPE; from the coding sequence ATGACCCGAACTGATACCCCCGTTCTGGTGTCACCCGACACCGGTGCGGAGCGGACCGTGCGCCCTGGCGCGGTCCCACGCCTGCTCGCCACCGCGAGGCAACTCGCGTCGTTCGGCACCATCGGTGCCGTCTGCTTCGTCATCGACCTGGGCGTCTACAACCTGCTCCGCGCCACCGTCATGTCGGACGGTCCCATCGCCGCGAAGATCGTGTCGGCCATCGTGTCGACCTCGGTCGCGTGGATCGGCAACCGCTTCATCACCTTCCGTGCCCAGCGCCAGACCGGCCGCCGCGAGACCGTCCGCGAGGGGTTGCTCTTCGCTGCCACGAACCTCGTCGGCCTCGGCATCGCCGCTGCCTGCCTGTTCGTCTCGCACTACGTCCTCGGCTTCACGTCCACCCTCGCCGACAACGTCGCCGGCAACGGCGTCGGCCTCGTCCTCGGTACCGCGTTCCGCTTCGCCGCGTACAAGGCCCTCGTCTTCCGGTCCACCGACACTCGTCCGAAGGGGTTCCCCGAATGA
- a CDS encoding long-chain-fatty-acid--CoA ligase — protein sequence MSIDTPRPWLASYAPGVPHDIEEQSGSLYDLVEQSARKFPRQVALEFFKRTTSYADLEEQILRAANGLRKLGVGAGDRVAIVLPNCPQHIVAFYAVLRLGAIVVEHNPLYTPRELRHQFEDHGAKVAIAWDKSVATLQDFPADVHLDAIVSVDITRAMPRSTRLALALPVSKARESRAKLTAKVRGTVKWDDLADTRKLSKRHPRPATDDVALIQYTSGTTGIPKGAVLSHRNLLANAAQARAWVPQIRRGDNVVYAVLPMFHAYGLTLCLTFAMSMASRLVLFPAFDPALVLTAIKRHPPTFLPAVPPIYARLQHAADSAKVSLKGIEIGISGAMPLSQDIVEPWEARTDGYLVEGYGLSECSPVLMANPVSPERRLGSIGLPLSSTEARVVDPDDDTKVLGIDEPGELQVRGPQVFRGYWGKAEATDEVFTPDGWFRTGDIVAIDADGYVRIVDRLKELIITGGFNVSPSEVEDTLLKHPSVKEVAVVGITQGGNEQVVAAVVPKDPATFDGAALRAWSREHLAAYKVPRRVVVVEDLPRSMIGKVLRRKVRDQILDG from the coding sequence GTGAGCATCGACACGCCTCGTCCCTGGCTTGCCTCGTACGCCCCGGGGGTCCCGCACGACATCGAGGAACAGAGTGGTTCCCTGTACGACCTGGTCGAGCAGTCGGCCCGGAAGTTCCCCAGGCAGGTCGCACTCGAGTTCTTCAAGCGCACCACGAGCTACGCCGACCTCGAGGAGCAGATCCTCCGCGCGGCGAACGGCTTGCGGAAGCTCGGCGTGGGCGCGGGTGACCGGGTCGCCATCGTCCTGCCGAACTGCCCGCAGCACATCGTGGCGTTCTACGCGGTACTGCGGCTCGGTGCGATCGTGGTCGAGCACAACCCGCTGTACACGCCGCGGGAACTCCGCCACCAGTTCGAGGACCACGGTGCCAAGGTCGCCATCGCGTGGGACAAGTCCGTCGCGACGCTGCAGGACTTCCCGGCCGACGTGCACCTCGACGCGATCGTCTCGGTCGACATCACCCGCGCCATGCCCCGGAGCACCCGGCTCGCCCTGGCGCTGCCGGTGTCGAAGGCCCGGGAGTCCCGCGCGAAGCTGACGGCGAAGGTGCGCGGCACGGTCAAGTGGGACGACCTCGCGGACACCCGCAAGCTGTCGAAGCGGCACCCGCGGCCGGCCACCGACGACGTCGCGCTGATCCAGTACACGTCCGGCACCACCGGGATCCCGAAGGGTGCGGTGCTGAGCCACCGGAACCTGCTGGCGAACGCCGCGCAGGCCCGGGCGTGGGTGCCGCAGATCCGTCGCGGCGACAACGTCGTGTACGCGGTGCTGCCGATGTTCCACGCCTACGGCCTGACGCTCTGCCTGACCTTCGCGATGAGCATGGCGTCACGGCTCGTGCTCTTCCCCGCGTTCGACCCCGCCCTCGTCCTGACGGCGATCAAGCGCCACCCACCGACGTTCCTGCCGGCCGTGCCGCCCATCTACGCCCGACTGCAGCACGCGGCGGACTCGGCGAAGGTGTCCCTCAAGGGCATCGAGATCGGCATCTCCGGCGCCATGCCGCTGTCGCAGGACATCGTCGAGCCGTGGGAAGCCCGTACCGACGGCTACCTGGTCGAGGGCTACGGCCTGTCCGAGTGCTCCCCGGTCCTGATGGCCAACCCGGTCTCCCCCGAGCGTCGACTCGGATCGATCGGCCTGCCGCTGTCCTCCACCGAGGCGCGCGTGGTCGACCCCGACGACGACACGAAGGTGCTCGGTATCGACGAGCCCGGCGAACTGCAGGTCCGTGGCCCGCAGGTGTTCCGCGGCTACTGGGGCAAGGCGGAGGCCACCGACGAGGTCTTCACGCCCGACGGCTGGTTCCGCACCGGCGACATCGTGGCGATCGACGCCGACGGGTACGTCCGGATCGTCGACCGCCTGAAGGAACTCATCATCACCGGCGGCTTCAACGTGTCGCCGTCCGAGGTCGAGGACACCCTGCTCAAGCACCCCAGCGTCAAGGAGGTCGCGGTCGTCGGCATCACGCAGGGCGGCAACGAGCAGGTCGTCGCCGCGGTCGTGCCGAAGGACCCCGCGACGTTCGACGGCGCCGCGCTCCGGGCCTGGTCGCGCGAGCACCTGGCGGCGTACAAGGTGCCGCGCCGGGTCGTCGTGGTCGAGGACCTGCCGCGCTCGATGATCGGCAAGGTGCTGCGGCGGAAGGTGCGGGACCAGATCCTGGACGGCTGA
- a CDS encoding aldo/keto reductase family protein, with protein sequence MEFRYLGNSGLKISEITYGNWLTHGSQVENDVATQCVRAALDAGITTFDTADTYANTAAETVLGEALKGERRQSLEVFTKVYWPTGPKGHNDVGLSRKHIMESIDGSLERLQTDYVDLYQAHRYDYETPLEETMQAFADVVRQGKALYIGVSEWSAEQIRAGAALAKELGFQLISNQPQYSMLWRVIEGEVVPASKQLGLSQIVWSPIAQGVLTGKYKPGQPVPEGSRATDEKGGADMIKRFMRDEVLEAVQRLQPVADQAGLTLAQLAIAWTLQNENVASAIVGASRPQQVTDNVKAAGVKLDADALAAIDEALGDIPERDASKNVSPSSRPA encoded by the coding sequence ATGGAATTCAGGTACCTGGGCAACTCCGGACTCAAGATCTCCGAGATCACCTACGGCAACTGGCTGACGCACGGCTCGCAGGTCGAGAACGACGTCGCCACCCAGTGCGTGCGGGCAGCGCTCGACGCCGGCATCACCACGTTCGACACCGCGGACACGTACGCCAACACCGCCGCCGAGACCGTCCTCGGCGAGGCGCTCAAGGGCGAGCGGCGCCAGTCCCTCGAGGTCTTCACGAAGGTCTACTGGCCGACCGGCCCGAAGGGGCACAACGACGTCGGCCTCAGCCGGAAGCACATCATGGAGTCGATCGACGGCTCGCTCGAGCGACTGCAGACCGACTACGTCGACCTCTACCAGGCGCACCGCTACGACTACGAGACCCCCCTGGAAGAGACGATGCAGGCCTTCGCCGACGTCGTCCGCCAGGGCAAGGCGCTCTACATCGGCGTCAGCGAGTGGTCTGCAGAGCAGATCCGCGCCGGTGCCGCACTCGCCAAGGAGCTCGGTTTCCAGCTCATCTCGAACCAGCCGCAGTACTCGATGCTGTGGCGGGTCATCGAGGGCGAGGTCGTCCCCGCCTCGAAGCAGCTCGGCCTGTCGCAGATCGTCTGGTCGCCCATCGCGCAGGGCGTCCTGACCGGCAAGTACAAGCCGGGTCAGCCCGTGCCCGAGGGCTCGCGCGCCACGGACGAGAAGGGCGGCGCGGACATGATCAAGCGGTTCATGCGCGACGAGGTCCTCGAAGCCGTGCAGCGCCTGCAGCCCGTCGCCGACCAGGCCGGCCTCACGCTCGCGCAGCTCGCGATCGCGTGGACCCTGCAGAACGAGAACGTCGCGTCGGCCATCGTCGGCGCCTCGCGTCCGCAGCAGGTCACGGACAACGTCAAGGCCGCCGGAGTCAAGCTCGACGCGGACGCCCTCGCGGCGATCGACGAGGCACTCGGCGACATCCCGGAACGGGACGCGTCCAAGAACGTGTCCCCGTCGTCGCGCCCCGCGTAG
- a CDS encoding TIGR03086 family metal-binding protein: MATDWIAMQALAAAEFGRRVAAVTDWDAPTPDSEWTTRDLVAHVVDEQRWIPKLLTGCDYAQAQADLEPIGDDLVAEWHRFATAATDAWRNAPQDTPVHLSTDVVPAAQYLTEQTSDITIHTWDLARATGTEEALPEELVRAVWEYFEPQIEDLAATGLYAPPVDVTEDSPLQVRLLAVTGRDARVTA; the protein is encoded by the coding sequence ATGGCCACCGACTGGATCGCGATGCAGGCCCTCGCGGCAGCCGAGTTCGGCCGCCGTGTCGCCGCCGTCACCGACTGGGACGCTCCCACCCCCGACTCCGAGTGGACCACCCGCGACCTCGTCGCCCACGTGGTCGACGAGCAGCGCTGGATCCCGAAGCTCCTGACCGGGTGCGACTACGCCCAGGCCCAGGCCGACCTCGAGCCGATCGGTGATGACCTGGTGGCCGAGTGGCACCGGTTCGCCACGGCGGCCACCGACGCCTGGCGGAACGCCCCGCAGGACACCCCCGTGCACCTCAGCACCGACGTCGTGCCCGCCGCGCAGTACCTCACCGAGCAGACGAGCGACATCACGATCCACACGTGGGACCTCGCCCGGGCGACGGGCACCGAGGAGGCCCTGCCCGAGGAGCTCGTCCGCGCGGTGTGGGAGTACTTCGAGCCCCAGATCGAGGACCTCGCCGCCACCGGGCTGTACGCGCCCCCGGTCGACGTCACCGAGGACTCCCCGCTCCAGGTCCGCCTGCTCGCCGTCACAGGCCGCGATGCCAGAGTGACGGCATGA
- a CDS encoding PspC domain-containing protein, producing MTDHQHDSAPGTAAGSADSTTRFFDWVRGLGIARTDDRWLAGVCGAVARRTGLDPLVVRGVTIVVALLGGPVFLAYAAGWALLPDTAGRIHVERMIRGVLDPALIAIGAFVALTFVPAARGLWWQGVPDAWGMPGWLEATLATAWSIVLVGGIVWLIVVLARRGVDGDRTAGTGTGTGADPTAAPRGDFWTSPEEPRPARNAWTADATGAPDAGRASWQWGAPVSPEDRRRQHEERMRAERERASERRAERAERRPGAAYVAVSLGLALVAGAGVAFWAQQAGWSVPVLGIAAALAVLAVATIVAGVRGRDDDVLGLFSTVAAVALVVTGVLPAGTQVSLIGGTTWQVERAAPGTERNFAMLAGGPTLDLRGLEPSAVGGDVTLWLGAGGADVLLPTDLPVRVQVSGVGYGVDTGGDGDGAGGVLRTTTLENRAARTADADETTTVHLWILGGGVEVPRAITVGE from the coding sequence ATGACCGATCACCAGCACGACTCCGCTCCCGGCACCGCCGCCGGCAGCGCCGACTCGACGACCCGGTTCTTCGACTGGGTCCGCGGCCTCGGCATCGCGCGCACCGACGACCGCTGGCTCGCCGGCGTGTGCGGCGCCGTCGCTCGCCGCACCGGGCTCGACCCCCTCGTGGTCCGCGGTGTGACGATCGTCGTCGCGCTGCTGGGCGGGCCGGTCTTCCTCGCCTACGCGGCTGGCTGGGCGCTGCTGCCCGACACCGCCGGACGCATCCACGTCGAACGGATGATCCGCGGGGTCCTCGACCCGGCGCTCATCGCGATCGGCGCCTTCGTGGCGCTCACCTTCGTGCCCGCCGCCCGCGGCCTCTGGTGGCAGGGGGTCCCGGACGCCTGGGGGATGCCCGGCTGGCTCGAGGCGACCCTGGCCACCGCGTGGAGCATCGTGCTGGTCGGCGGGATCGTGTGGCTCATCGTGGTCCTGGCCCGACGCGGGGTGGACGGCGATCGGACAGCGGGCACCGGCACCGGCACCGGCGCCGACCCGACCGCTGCCCCGCGAGGCGACTTCTGGACCAGCCCCGAGGAGCCGCGCCCGGCCCGGAACGCGTGGACCGCGGACGCGACCGGCGCGCCGGACGCAGGACGGGCCTCCTGGCAGTGGGGTGCACCCGTGAGCCCCGAGGACCGGCGACGGCAGCACGAGGAGCGGATGCGCGCGGAACGCGAGCGCGCGTCCGAACGGCGGGCGGAGCGGGCCGAGCGGCGCCCCGGTGCGGCGTACGTCGCCGTGTCCCTCGGACTCGCACTCGTCGCCGGAGCCGGGGTCGCGTTCTGGGCACAGCAGGCCGGGTGGTCCGTCCCGGTCCTCGGGATCGCCGCGGCGCTCGCCGTGCTGGCGGTCGCCACGATCGTCGCCGGGGTCCGAGGCCGTGACGACGACGTGCTCGGACTGTTCTCCACGGTCGCCGCGGTGGCCCTCGTGGTCACCGGGGTGCTGCCTGCCGGCACCCAGGTCTCGCTGATCGGCGGCACCACGTGGCAGGTGGAACGGGCCGCCCCGGGGACCGAACGGAACTTCGCGATGCTGGCCGGCGGTCCGACGCTGGACCTCCGCGGGCTCGAACCGTCGGCGGTCGGGGGCGACGTGACCCTCTGGCTGGGCGCCGGCGGGGCCGATGTCCTGCTGCCGACCGACCTGCCGGTCCGGGTCCAGGTGAGCGGCGTCGGCTACGGGGTCGACACCGGCGGCGACGGCGACGGCGCCGGTGGGGTGCTCCGGACCACCACGCTCGAGAACCGAGCGGCACGCACCGCCGACGCGGACGAGACGACGACGGTGCACCTGTGGATCCTCGGCGGTGGCGTCGAGGTGCCGCGGGCGATCACGGTCGGCGAGTGA
- a CDS encoding YceI family protein yields MTLTADTVPGYKTGTWKIDPTHSEVTFSVRHLAISKVKGKFETFDATVVTAENPLESTVEANIDVASINTGQEQRDQHLKTSDFFLTEEHPQLTFRSTSIEAKGDDLHIAGDLTLRGVTKPVVLKAELGGFTTDGYGQVKFGAEATTKIDRTEFGVNWNAALEAGGFTLGNDVTINLDVQFVLQAA; encoded by the coding sequence ATGACGCTCACCGCTGACACCGTTCCCGGCTACAAGACCGGCACCTGGAAGATCGACCCGACCCACTCCGAGGTCACCTTCTCGGTTCGCCACCTCGCCATCAGCAAGGTCAAGGGCAAGTTCGAGACGTTCGACGCCACCGTCGTCACCGCCGAGAACCCGCTCGAATCGACCGTCGAGGCCAACATCGACGTCGCGTCGATCAACACCGGCCAGGAGCAGCGCGACCAGCACCTCAAGACGAGCGACTTCTTCCTCACCGAGGAGCACCCGCAGCTGACCTTCCGCTCCACGAGCATCGAGGCGAAGGGCGACGACCTGCACATCGCGGGCGACCTGACCCTGCGCGGCGTCACCAAGCCGGTCGTCCTCAAGGCCGAGCTCGGCGGCTTCACCACCGATGGCTACGGCCAGGTCAAGTTCGGTGCCGAGGCGACGACGAAGATCGACCGCACCGAGTTCGGTGTGAACTGGAACGCGGCGCTCGAGGCCGGCGGCTTCACGCTCGGCAACGACGTCACGATCAACCTCGACGTCCAGTTCGTCCTCCAGGCGGCCTGA
- a CDS encoding DMT family transporter → MSHGPGAGRASGPVGGLAAIAVAAAVWGTTGTATHFAPGVPAFVFGAVTFGLGGLVLAATAGRGTLRAVTQRRTRGWALLGAASLVVYAVAFYAALADAGVALGTTLAIGSSPVFAGLVEWVADRRRVTRRWVLATMVSVVGMVVVTLARSEHDSGGQSLAVGVGSALVAGLTYALYSWAVARGMHAATSRMPIAVVRAESDSMRVGGDVGVAAARAARGPNERGLVGAVFGVAAVPLVVLAVVAGGPFLGDAGNWPVFLYLALVPTVIGHSLYALGLRTVTASVATLLSLLEPVVAAVLAVLVVGERLGLGGWAGILLVVAGLSVLALPARRAG, encoded by the coding sequence GTGAGCCACGGACCGGGCGCGGGGCGTGCCTCCGGGCCCGTCGGCGGCCTGGCGGCGATCGCGGTCGCCGCGGCGGTCTGGGGCACCACCGGGACCGCGACGCACTTCGCCCCCGGTGTGCCGGCGTTCGTGTTCGGTGCGGTGACCTTCGGGCTCGGCGGCCTCGTCCTCGCCGCGACCGCGGGCCGCGGCACACTGCGTGCCGTCACGCAGCGCCGGACCCGCGGCTGGGCGCTGCTCGGGGCCGCATCGCTCGTGGTCTACGCGGTCGCGTTCTACGCGGCCCTCGCCGACGCCGGGGTCGCGCTCGGCACGACCCTGGCCATCGGGTCGTCGCCCGTCTTCGCCGGCCTGGTCGAGTGGGTCGCCGACCGCAGACGCGTCACCCGTCGGTGGGTCCTCGCAACCATGGTGAGCGTGGTCGGCATGGTCGTCGTCACCCTCGCGCGCTCGGAGCACGACAGCGGCGGGCAGTCACTCGCGGTCGGCGTCGGCAGCGCCCTGGTCGCCGGTCTGACGTACGCGCTGTACTCGTGGGCGGTGGCGCGGGGGATGCACGCCGCGACGAGCCGGATGCCGATCGCCGTCGTCCGCGCGGAGTCCGACAGCATGCGCGTCGGCGGGGACGTCGGGGTCGCGGCGGCACGGGCTGCCCGAGGGCCGAACGAACGCGGGCTCGTCGGAGCGGTGTTCGGGGTGGCCGCGGTGCCGCTCGTCGTGCTCGCCGTGGTGGCGGGCGGGCCGTTCCTGGGCGACGCCGGCAACTGGCCGGTGTTCCTGTACCTGGCGCTGGTACCGACGGTGATCGGGCACTCGCTGTACGCGCTCGGGCTCCGGACGGTGACGGCGTCGGTCGCGACGTTGCTGTCCCTGCTCGAGCCCGTCGTGGCCGCGGTGCTGGCGGTGCTCGTGGTGGGGGAGCGCCTGGGGCTCGGCGGATGGGCCGGGATCCTGCTGGTGGTGGCCGGGCTGTCCGTGCTGGCGCTGCCCGCGCGGCGCGCCGGCTGA
- a CDS encoding amino acid transporter, with protein sequence MLHGADQGASHQGPHQVEVEKTHPWWRVMCLTGVDYFSTLGYQPAIAALAAGLLSPIATIVLVLVTLFGALPVYRRIAHDSFRGAGSIMMLEKLLPWWAGKLLVLVLLGFAVTDFMITMTLSAADATAHIAENPYTPHWFTEIPVPLTLALLLLLGIVFLRGFKEAIGIAVGLVAVFLALNAVVIIVALWHVFENPMVASDWWSGLTAQHSNPLVMVGIALIVFPKLALGLSGFETGVAVMPQVRGDASDDTSDRPEGRIRGTKRLLTVAALIMSSFLITSSIVTTFLIPQREFQPGGGANGRALAYLAHEYMGGVFGSIYDFSTVAILWFAGASAMAGLLNLVPRFLPRYGMAPQWARAVRPLVIIFTLIAFVITIIFQADVDAQGGAYATGVLVLITSAAVAVTLSARRKQQRKRTIAFGVISVVFVYTTVANVIERPDGVRIAAIFIIAIVVVSLISRVRRSFELRASSIELDATARQFVEADADQFSSVCIIANEPGAGTAEAYRAKGREERRDSGIPARVPTMFLEVLPADSSDFEEDLVVEGHVIHGFRVLKVRSGNVPNTIASTLLAIRDIAGVVPSIYFEWNEGSPIRNALRFVFTGAGDVAPVTREVLREAEPEVNRRPSVHVS encoded by the coding sequence ATGCTGCACGGGGCCGACCAGGGCGCCTCGCACCAGGGCCCGCACCAGGTCGAGGTCGAGAAGACCCACCCGTGGTGGCGGGTCATGTGCCTGACCGGCGTCGACTACTTCTCCACCCTCGGGTACCAGCCCGCCATCGCCGCGCTCGCCGCGGGTCTGCTGTCGCCGATCGCGACGATCGTCCTCGTGCTCGTCACGCTGTTCGGGGCGCTGCCGGTCTACCGCCGGATCGCCCACGACAGCTTCCGGGGTGCCGGGTCGATCATGATGCTCGAGAAGCTCCTGCCGTGGTGGGCGGGCAAGCTCCTCGTGCTGGTGCTGCTCGGGTTCGCCGTGACGGACTTCATGATCACGATGACCCTGTCGGCGGCCGACGCCACGGCGCACATCGCCGAGAACCCGTACACGCCGCACTGGTTCACCGAGATCCCGGTCCCGCTCACCCTGGCGCTGCTGCTCCTGCTCGGCATCGTGTTCCTGCGCGGGTTCAAGGAGGCCATCGGCATCGCGGTCGGGCTCGTCGCGGTGTTCCTCGCCCTGAACGCCGTGGTCATCATCGTCGCCCTCTGGCACGTGTTCGAGAACCCGATGGTGGCGAGCGACTGGTGGTCCGGGCTGACGGCGCAGCACAGCAACCCGCTCGTGATGGTCGGCATCGCCCTGATCGTGTTCCCGAAGCTCGCGTTGGGGCTCTCCGGGTTCGAGACCGGCGTCGCGGTGATGCCCCAGGTCCGCGGTGACGCCAGCGACGACACCAGCGACCGACCCGAGGGTCGGATCCGCGGCACCAAGCGGCTGCTGACCGTCGCGGCGCTCATCATGAGCTCGTTCCTCATCACGTCGTCGATCGTGACGACGTTCCTCATCCCGCAGCGCGAGTTCCAGCCGGGCGGCGGCGCGAACGGGCGTGCCCTGGCGTACCTGGCGCACGAGTACATGGGCGGGGTGTTCGGGTCGATCTACGACTTCTCGACCGTCGCCATCCTGTGGTTCGCCGGCGCGAGCGCGATGGCGGGGCTCCTCAACCTGGTGCCGCGGTTCCTGCCCCGCTACGGCATGGCACCGCAGTGGGCTCGTGCGGTGCGTCCCCTCGTGATCATCTTCACGCTCATCGCGTTCGTCATCACGATCATCTTCCAGGCCGACGTCGACGCCCAGGGCGGTGCCTACGCCACCGGCGTGCTGGTGCTCATCACGAGCGCAGCGGTCGCGGTGACGCTGTCCGCGCGCCGCAAGCAGCAGCGCAAGCGCACCATCGCGTTCGGTGTGATCTCGGTCGTGTTCGTCTACACCACGGTCGCCAACGTCATCGAGCGGCCCGACGGCGTGCGGATCGCGGCGATCTTCATCATCGCGATCGTCGTGGTGTCGCTCATCTCGCGCGTACGGCGTTCGTTCGAGCTCCGGGCGTCGTCGATCGAGCTCGACGCGACCGCCCGCCAGTTCGTCGAGGCCGACGCCGACCAGTTCAGTTCGGTCTGCATCATCGCGAACGAACCCGGTGCCGGCACGGCCGAGGCGTACCGGGCGAAGGGGCGCGAGGAACGCCGCGACTCCGGCATCCCGGCCCGCGTGCCGACGATGTTCCTCGAGGTCCTGCCGGCCGACTCCTCGGACTTCGAAGAGGACCTGGTGGTCGAAGGCCACGTCATCCACGGGTTCCGCGTGCTCAAGGTCCGTTCCGGCAACGTCCCGAACACCATCGCGTCGACGCTCCTTGCCATCCGCGACATCGCCGGGGTGGTGCCGAGCATCTACTTCGAGTGGAACGAGGGCAGTCCGATCCGCAACGCGCTGCGCTTCGTGTTCACCGGCGCCGGCGACGTCGCCCCCGTCACGCGCGAGGTCCTGCGCGAAGCGGAACCCGAGGTCAACCGACGGCCGAGCGTCCACGTCTCGTGA